A portion of the Lolium rigidum isolate FL_2022 chromosome 1, APGP_CSIRO_Lrig_0.1, whole genome shotgun sequence genome contains these proteins:
- the LOC124684944 gene encoding pentatricopeptide repeat-containing protein At1g11290, chloroplastic-like — translation MLCSASPLPSPPAGGTAASDHHARLRAAAARSDLPGALAAFVAMSSSAPASAAGPVLRTFTSLLKLCAARSDLATGRTVHAQLATRGLVAEALAATALANMYAKCRRPGDARRVFDRMPVRDRVAWNALVAGYARNGLAGAAMEMVVRMQEEDGERPDSVTLVSVLPACADAQALGACREVHAFAVRGGFDEFVNVSTAILDVYCKCGAVEVARAVFNQMPVKNSVSWNAMIKGYAENGNSTEALALFKRMVGEGVEVTDVSILAALHACGELGFLDEGRRVHELLVRIGLDSNVSVMNALITMYCKCKRTDLAAQVFDELRYKTRISWNSMILGCTQNGRSDDAVRLFSRMQLENVKPDSFTLVSVIPALADISDPLQARWIHGYSIRLHLDQDVYVLTALIDMYAKCGRVGIARNLFNSARERHVITWNAMIHGYGSHGFGKVAVELFEEMKSTGRVPNETTFLSVLSACSHAGLVDEGRKYFSSMKEDYGLEPGMEHYGTIVDLLGRAGKLDEAWSFIQKMPIDPGISVYGAMLGACKLHKNVELAEESANRIFELGPEEGVYHVLLANIYANASMWKDVARVRTAMEKKGLQKSPGWSIVQLKNEIHTFYSGSTNHQQAKDIYARLAKLIDEIKAVGYVPDTDSIHDVEDDVKAQLLNTHSEKLAIAYGLIRTAPGTTIQIKKNLRVCNDCHNATKLISLVTGREIIMRDIQRFHHFKDGKCSCGDYW, via the coding sequence ATGCTCTGCTCGGCCTCGCCGCTGCCGTCTCCTCCCGCCGGCGGGACGGCCGCCTCCGACCACCACGCGCGTCTGAGGGCCGCGGCTGCGCGCTCCGACCTTCCGGGCGCGCTCGCCGCGTTCGTCGCCATGTCCTCCTCCGCACCCGCGTCCGCGGCCGGCCCAGTCCTCCGCACGTTCACCTCCCTCCTCAAGCTCTGCGCGGCGCGCTCTGACCTCGCCACGGGCCGCACCGTGCACGCCCAGCTCGCCACGCGCGGGCTCGTGGCGGAGGCCCTCGCGGCGACGGCGCTCGCCAACATGTACGCCAAGTGCCGCCGCCCCGGGGACGCGCGCAGGGTGTTCGACCGGATGCCCGTGCGGGACCGCGTCGCCTGGAACGCGCTCGTCGCGGGGTACGCGCGGAACGGGCTCGCCGGGGCTGCCATGGAGATGGTCGTCAGGATGCAGGAGGAGGACGGGGAGCGGCCTGACTCCGTCACGCTCGTGTCCGTGCTGCCTGCCTGCGCCGACGCCCAGGCACTCGGGGCCTGCCGCGAGGTGCACGCGTTTGCGGTCCGCGGTGGATTCGATGAGTTCGTCAATGTCTCCACTGCGATCCTTGACGTGTACTGCAAGTGCGGGGCGGTTGAGGTGGCGCGGGCGGTCTTCAATCAGATGCCAGTCAAAAACTCCGTGTCCTGGAATGCCATGATTAAGGGGTATGCTGAAAATGGGAATTCCACAGAGGCTCTGGCTCTGTTCAAAAGGATGGTGGGAGAGGGCGTAGAAGTGACTGATGTGTCTATATTGGCAGCATTGCATGCTtgtggcgagctagggtttctcgATGAGGGGAGGCGCGTCCATGAGCTACTTGTGAGGATTGGGCTTGACTCCAATGTGTCGGTGATGAATGCGCTGATCACCATGTACTGCAAATGCAAGAGGACCGACCTTGCTGCCCAGGTGTTCGATGAGTTGCGCTACAAGACACGCATCTCATGGAATTCCATGATACTCGGGTGCACGCAGAACGGAAGGTCAGATGATGCGGTGAGGCTCTTCTCTAGGATGCAGCTGGAAAATGTGAAACCTGATTCGTTCACTCTTGTCAGTGTCATTCCTGCTCTTGCAGACATTTCAGATCCACTGCAGGCAAGATGGATCCATGGATACTCTATCAGGCTGCACCTGGATCAGGATGTGTATGTTCTCACAGCACTTATTGACATGTACGCAAAATGTGGCCGTGTTGGTATTGCTAGAAATCTCTTCAATTCAGCAAGGGAGAGGCATGTTATCACATGGAATGCAATGATCCATGGGTATGGCTCACATGGTTTTGGCAAGGTCGCAGTTGAGCTGTTTGAAGAGATGAAAAGCACTGGCAGAGTACCCAACGAGACAACCTTCCTGTCGGTCCTCTCAGCGTGCAGCCATGCTGGTTTGGTTGATGAAGGACGGAAATATTTTTCGAGCATGAAGGAGGACTATGGGCTGGAGCCTGGGATGGAGCACTATGGTACCATTGTGGATCTGCTTGGCAGAGCTGGGAAGCTAGATGAAGCATGGTCTTTCATCCAAAAGATGCCTATTGATCCTGGCATTAGTGTTTATGGTGCAATGTTAGGTGCTTGCAAGTTACACAAGAACGTGGAGTTAGCAGAAGAATCAGCCAACAGGATCTTTGAGCTAGGGCCAGAAGAGGGGGTCTACCATGTCCTCCTAGCGAATATTTATGCAAATGCTTCAATGTGGAAGGATGTTGCAAGGGTTAGAACTGCTATGGAGAAGAAAGGCCTCCAAAAGAGTCCCGGATGGAGTATTGTTCAGCTCAAAAATGAGATTCATACGTTCTATTCCGGAAGCACAAATCACCAGCAGGCAAAGGATATATATGCAAGGTTGGCTAAGCTAATAGATGAGATAAAAGCTGTGGGTTATGTGCCAGACACTGATTCTATACATGATGTAGAAGATGATGTCAAGGCACAGTTGCTCAACACCCATAGTGAGAAGCTCGCAATTGCATATGGGCTCATTCGCACAGCCCCTGGTACAAcaattcagataaagaagaacctGCGAGTCTGTAATGACTGTCACAATGCAACCAAGTTAATATCTCTAGTGACAGGACGGGAAATTATCATGAGAGATATTCAACGATTTCACCATTTTAAGGACGGTAAATGTTCCTGTGGAGACTACTGGTAG
- the LOC124684946 gene encoding bark storage protein A-like, whose product MAMELPSLKMAPVLLLCFLQLAGSSMALPALPGMDRVRWQVDRANRRGPSIGLVMSYIDEDTALQASGYFSPWSVQPFVDLYGRRFHIGSIRGVNVVYALTGQRRLNAAVTVQTLLDIFSVSGIVHYGTAGSSNDSMSFGDVSVPKLVAYTGAWTWKRFKSLKESSTELSFAQFNVPNGGDNLLGSLKYRNEELYSVGKPMEEVFWLPVDSAWFKIAEGLKVNLERCNDTFCLPKTPQVVHGLKGASADMFLDNAEYRNFLFREFGVSTIDEESASVVMTATSPGVPVIVFRGVSDLAGGEPTWSSTSLMNLASINALKMAIEFIATIGRQKSTPSIQSSNN is encoded by the exons ATGGCCATGGAGCTCCCCAGCCTGAAAATGGCGCCGGTCCTGCTGCTCTGCTTCTTGCAGCTGGCGGGATCGTCGATGGCCCTGCCGGCACTGCCAGGGATGGACCGGGTGCGGTGGCAGGTCGACAGGGCGAACCGCCGTGGCCCGTCCATCGGCCTCGTCATGTCCTACATCGACGAGGATACTGCGCTCCAGGCTTCTGGCTACTTCAGTCCTTGGAGTGTCCAGCCCTTCGTTGACCTCTACG GGCGAAGGTTTCACATCGGCAGTATTCGAGGTGTGAATGTTGTATATGCCCTGACAGGACAGCGCAGG TTGAATGCAGCTGTCACCGTACAAACTCTCCTCGATATCTTTAGTGTGTCTGGTATTGTCCATTATGGAACAGCAGGAAGCTCTAATGATTCAATGTCATTTGGCGATGTCAGTGTGCCCAAGTTAGTTGCTTATACGGGCGCTTGGACATGGAAG AGGTTCAAATCATTAAAAGAATCATcaacagaactaagctttgcacAATTTAACGTCCCGAATGGAGGAGATAACCTACTAGGGTCTCTGAAATACAGAAATGAAGAGCTATACTCTGTTGGTAAGCCCATGGAAGAAGTTTTTTGGTTACCTgtagattcagcatggttcaaaaTAGCAGAAGGACTCAAG GTCAACCTTGAAAGATGCAATGACACTTTCTGCTTACCAAAAACCCCACAAGTGGTTCATGGGCTAAAAGGAGCATCAGCCGACATGTTTCTTGATAATGCAGAATATCGGAATTTTCTTTTCAGAGAATTTGGGGTATCAACAATAGATGAGGAGAGCGCATCTGTTGTGATG ACAGCAACATCTCCTGGCGTACCTGTGATTGTTTTCCGGGGAGTGTCTGATCTGGCTGGAGGGGAACCAACGTGGTCATCAACAAGCCTGATGAACCTCGCATCTATTAATGCACTTAAAATGGCAATCGAGTTCATCGCTACAATTGGCAGGCAGAAGTCAACACCATCAATACAAAGTTCTAATAACTGA
- the LOC124684947 gene encoding 5'-methylthioadenosine/S-adenosylhomocysteine nucleosidase-like — protein sequence MAPPSSNQPADAAEAAAAGAISKVLVVIAMQTEALPLVTKFQLVEAPAEESIFPKGAPWTRFHGDYKGLHIDLVWPGKDPLLGVDSVGTVSAALVTYASIQLLKPDLIINAGTAGGFKARGAGIGDVYLASDVAFHDRRIPIPVFDSYGIGARKTFATPNIVKGLNLKVGKLSTGDSLDMSPHDESAILTNDATVKDMEGAAVAYVAEMFSTPAIFVKAVTDIVDGEKPTAEEFLQNLISVTMALDKAVTEVVDFISGKCICDL from the exons atggcgccgccgtCGTCCAACCAGCCGGCCGACGCCGCGGAAGCTGCGGCAGCCGGCGCGATCTCCAAGGTCCTCGTCGTCATAG CGATGCAGACGGAGGCGCTCCCGCTCGTCACCAAGTTCCAGCTCGTCGAGGCGCCCGCCGAGGAATCCAT ATTTCCTAAAGGTGCCCCATGGACCAGATTCCATGGAGACTACAAAGGCCTCCACATTGACCTTGTATGGCCTGGAAAAGATCCTCTTCTCG GAGTTGACAGTGTCGGTACAGTATCGGCAGCTCTCGTGACTTATGCTTCTATACAATTGTTAAAGCCAGACCTGATCATCAATGCTGGCACTGCTGGCGGATTCAAG GCCAGAGGGGCAGGTATTGGAGATGTCTACTTAGCTTCAGATGTTGCATTCCATGACAGAAGAATACCTATTCCT GTTTTTGACAGTTATGGAATTGGAGCACGGAAAACATTTGCTACCCCAAATATAGTGAAGGGACTCAATTTGAAG GTTGGGAAGCTGTCAACTGGTGATTCTCTGGATATGTCTCCACATGACGAGTCGGCAATACTGACTAATGACGCTACGGTCAAGGATATGGAG GGAGCAGCGGTGGCATATGTTGCTGAAATGTTCTCAACTCCTGCAATCTTCGTGAAAGCTGTGACTGATATTGTTGATGGGGAGAAGCCAACAGCCGAGGAGTTTCTGCAGAACCTGATCTCCGTGACGATGGCGCTGGACAAGGCAGTTACTGAAGTGGTCGACTTCATCAGCGGGAAATGCATCTGTGATCTCTGA